A single Xiphias gladius isolate SHS-SW01 ecotype Sanya breed wild chromosome 22, ASM1685928v1, whole genome shotgun sequence DNA region contains:
- the slc45a4b gene encoding solute carrier family 45 member 4 isoform X2: protein MGGEAEAREASGPLEERKPKEEAEESEREVEEEGRGVRIPLHRWVMHGAVMFGREFCYAMETALVTPVLLQIGLPRQYYSLTWFLSPVLGLLFTPVIGSASDRCTLRWGRRRPFILALCVGVLLGLALFLNGSLIGLSIGVGPTSNTAGIVLTVLGVVVLDFCADASEGPIRAYLLDVADTEEQDMALNIHAFSAGVGGAVGYMLGGLDWTGTALGQAFKSQEQVLFLFAGIIFIISVTLHMLSIPERPFAPANMFKVTGSGESTSQLSFRPVGHIPPLLDVIAEEDASTQAPSREDNESDSEERELDFLAVERVRSKSDSVLAMPDATIELDPDLDPDGQLFLPEMHHFLPQTQGELEDAFKPSDHSIGSSSSPAGPHTLTDGMVLEPKNPVLPEHKDPKNCPFSLLQINSGSEDSHLRQSQQVKAANGVNACLSSSDHSNAMKGHASTKLGNRPSSTSVSSRPHPHTFYRQPSFTFSYYGRVGSQRYRLRQTAPLSPRPITTSRSLNDLSDLQLCADRRELQLSASSLSSEGSSSEGGPERGTTVQLLWLSMLKMPRQLWRLCVCHLLTWFSIIAEAVFYTDFMGQVIFRGDPMAPANSTELQNYHRGVQMGCWGLVVYAATAAVCSAILQKYLDNFDLSIKVIYIVGTLGFSIGTAVMAIFPNVYVAMVMISSMGIISMSISYCPYALLGQYHEIKEYIHHSPANTRRGFGIDCAILTCQVYISQILVASALGAVIEAFGSVRVIPVVASVGSFLGFLTACFLVIYPDVEPSSSEQDQGLVDLSGDSDQNEERTSDQRLALLSLTDRDSLKKTENHSVA, encoded by the exons AtgggaggagaagcagaggcgAGGGAGGCTTCTGGCCCTCTGGAGGAGAGAAAACctaaagaagaagcagaggagagtgagagggaggtggaggaggagggcagaggTGTACGGATCCCTCTGCATCGCTGGGTAATGCACGGGGCAGTGATGTTTGGACGTGAGTTCTGCTACGCCATGGAAACAGCCCTGGTGACGCCAGTGCTGCTGCAGATAG GCCTTCCTAGGCAATATTACAGTTTAACCTGGTTCCTCAGCCCCGTTCTTGGTCTCCTCTTCACGCCCGTGATCGGCTCAGCCAGTGACCGATGTACTCTGCGATGGGGTCGGAGAAGACCATTCATTCTGGccctgtgtgtgggtgtactgCTGGGACTGGcgctttttttaaatggatcatTGATAG GCCTTTCCATTGGTGTTGGCCCCACCAGCAATACAGCCGGCATCGTCCTCACTGTATTAGGTGTGGTGGTGCTGGACTTCTGTGCTGATGCCTCTGAGGGACCAATCAGAGCTTAccttcttgatgttgctgacACTGAGGAACAAGATATGGCCCTGAATATTCATGCCTTCTCTGCTG GGGTCGGTGGAGCAGTGGGCTACATGTTAGGTGGTCTAGACTGGACTGGCACGGCTCTGGGCCAAGCATTTAAATCACAGGAACAggtcctttttttgtttgcggGCATCATCTTTATTATCTCTGTCACACTGCACATGCTCAGTATCCCTGAGCGACCTTTCGCTCCAGCCAACATGTTTAAAGTCACAGGAAGTGGGGAGTCTACCAGCCAGTTGTCTTTCAGGCCTGTTGGCCACATCCCACCTTTACTTGATGTGATTGCAGAAGAGGATGCTTCTACTCAAGCCCCATCCCGAGAGGACAATGAATCAGATTCCGAGGAAAGGGAACTGGACTTCCTTGCTGTGGAGCGAGTGCGGAGTAAAAGCGATTCAGTCTTAGCCATGCCAGATGCCACGATCGAGTTGGATCCTGACCTCGACCCAGATGGACAACTTTTCCTGCCAGAGATGCATCACTTTCTACCACAGACACAGGGCGAGCTGGAAGATGCTTTCAAGCCATCGGATCACAGTATTGGGTCCTCGTCTTCTCCTGCTGGACCACACACCCTTACTGATGGGATGGTCTTAGAGCCTAAAAATCCAGTTTTGCCTGAGCATAAGGATCCAAAAAActgtcctttttctctccttcaaaTCAATTCTGGCTCAGAAGACTCACATCTGAGACAG TCCCAGCAGGTCAAGGCTGCCAATGGTGTCAATGCTTGCTTGTCCTCTTCTGATCACTCCAATGCAATGAAAGGCCATGCTTCCACTAAGCTCGGAAACCGCCCCTCCAGCACCTCAGTGTCATCACGgccacacccacacaccttCTACCGACAA CCTTCCTTTACTTTCTCATACTACGGACGGGTAGGATCACAGCGCTATCGACTGCGACAGACAGCACCTTTGAGCCCTCGGCCAATAACCACCTCCCGCAGTCTGAATGATCTGAGTGACCTCCAGCTGTGTGCAGACAGGCGGGAGTTACAGCTGTCAGCCAGCAGTCTGTCATCTGAGGGCTCAAGCAGTGAGGGAGGACCCGAAAGGGGTACAACTGTTCAACTGCTGTGGTTGTCCATGTTGAAG ATGCCGAGGCAGCTTtggagattgtgtgtgtgtcacctccTCACATGGTTCTCCATTATAGCTGAAGCTGTGTTTTATACTGATTTCATGGGGCAAGTCATTTTTCGTGGAGACCCCATG GCACCAGCCAATTCCACAGAGCTACAAAACTATCACAGAGGAGTACAGATGGGCTGCTGGGGACTGGTGGTCTacgctgctactgctgctgtctgctctg CCATCCTTCAGAAGTACCTGGATAATTTTGATCTGAGCATTAAGGTCATCTACATCGTTGGAACTCTGGGATTCTCAATAG GAACTGCAGTCATGGCGATCTTCCCTAATGTTtatgttgccatggtgatgatCAGTAGCATGGGCATCATCTCCATGAGTATCTCTTACTGTCCCTATGCATTACTCGGGCAGTACCATGAAATCAAAGAG TACATTCACCACAGTCCAGCAAACACTCGAAGAGGTTTCGGTATTGACTGCGCCATCTTAACCTGTCAG GTCTATATCAGCCAGATTTTGGTGGCATCAGCTCTGGGAGCTGTGATAGAGGCATTTGGCAGCGTGCGTGTCATTCCTGTAGTGGCCTCTGTAGGCTCCTTCCTTGGCTTCCTTACTGCCTGTTTCCTTGTCATTTATCCTGATGTGGAGCCCAGCAGCTCAGAGCAGGACCAGGGCTTGGTGGATTTGTCTGGAGATTCAGACCAGAATGAAGAAAGGACAAGTGACCAGAGACTGGCTCTGCTGAGCctcacagacagagacagtttGAAGAAGACAGAGAATCACTCTGTTGCCTAA
- the slc45a4b gene encoding solute carrier family 45 member 4 isoform X1, which yields MVPLKLNQTVMGGEAEAREASGPLEERKPKEEAEESEREVEEEGRGVRIPLHRWVMHGAVMFGREFCYAMETALVTPVLLQIGLPRQYYSLTWFLSPVLGLLFTPVIGSASDRCTLRWGRRRPFILALCVGVLLGLALFLNGSLIGLSIGVGPTSNTAGIVLTVLGVVVLDFCADASEGPIRAYLLDVADTEEQDMALNIHAFSAGVGGAVGYMLGGLDWTGTALGQAFKSQEQVLFLFAGIIFIISVTLHMLSIPERPFAPANMFKVTGSGESTSQLSFRPVGHIPPLLDVIAEEDASTQAPSREDNESDSEERELDFLAVERVRSKSDSVLAMPDATIELDPDLDPDGQLFLPEMHHFLPQTQGELEDAFKPSDHSIGSSSSPAGPHTLTDGMVLEPKNPVLPEHKDPKNCPFSLLQINSGSEDSHLRQSQQVKAANGVNACLSSSDHSNAMKGHASTKLGNRPSSTSVSSRPHPHTFYRQPSFTFSYYGRVGSQRYRLRQTAPLSPRPITTSRSLNDLSDLQLCADRRELQLSASSLSSEGSSSEGGPERGTTVQLLWLSMLKMPRQLWRLCVCHLLTWFSIIAEAVFYTDFMGQVIFRGDPMAPANSTELQNYHRGVQMGCWGLVVYAATAAVCSAILQKYLDNFDLSIKVIYIVGTLGFSIGTAVMAIFPNVYVAMVMISSMGIISMSISYCPYALLGQYHEIKEYIHHSPANTRRGFGIDCAILTCQVYISQILVASALGAVIEAFGSVRVIPVVASVGSFLGFLTACFLVIYPDVEPSSSEQDQGLVDLSGDSDQNEERTSDQRLALLSLTDRDSLKKTENHSVA from the exons atggttCCTCTGAAGTTAAACCAGACTGTAAtgggaggagaagcagaggcgAGGGAGGCTTCTGGCCCTCTGGAGGAGAGAAAACctaaagaagaagcagaggagagtgagagggaggtggaggaggagggcagaggTGTACGGATCCCTCTGCATCGCTGGGTAATGCACGGGGCAGTGATGTTTGGACGTGAGTTCTGCTACGCCATGGAAACAGCCCTGGTGACGCCAGTGCTGCTGCAGATAG GCCTTCCTAGGCAATATTACAGTTTAACCTGGTTCCTCAGCCCCGTTCTTGGTCTCCTCTTCACGCCCGTGATCGGCTCAGCCAGTGACCGATGTACTCTGCGATGGGGTCGGAGAAGACCATTCATTCTGGccctgtgtgtgggtgtactgCTGGGACTGGcgctttttttaaatggatcatTGATAG GCCTTTCCATTGGTGTTGGCCCCACCAGCAATACAGCCGGCATCGTCCTCACTGTATTAGGTGTGGTGGTGCTGGACTTCTGTGCTGATGCCTCTGAGGGACCAATCAGAGCTTAccttcttgatgttgctgacACTGAGGAACAAGATATGGCCCTGAATATTCATGCCTTCTCTGCTG GGGTCGGTGGAGCAGTGGGCTACATGTTAGGTGGTCTAGACTGGACTGGCACGGCTCTGGGCCAAGCATTTAAATCACAGGAACAggtcctttttttgtttgcggGCATCATCTTTATTATCTCTGTCACACTGCACATGCTCAGTATCCCTGAGCGACCTTTCGCTCCAGCCAACATGTTTAAAGTCACAGGAAGTGGGGAGTCTACCAGCCAGTTGTCTTTCAGGCCTGTTGGCCACATCCCACCTTTACTTGATGTGATTGCAGAAGAGGATGCTTCTACTCAAGCCCCATCCCGAGAGGACAATGAATCAGATTCCGAGGAAAGGGAACTGGACTTCCTTGCTGTGGAGCGAGTGCGGAGTAAAAGCGATTCAGTCTTAGCCATGCCAGATGCCACGATCGAGTTGGATCCTGACCTCGACCCAGATGGACAACTTTTCCTGCCAGAGATGCATCACTTTCTACCACAGACACAGGGCGAGCTGGAAGATGCTTTCAAGCCATCGGATCACAGTATTGGGTCCTCGTCTTCTCCTGCTGGACCACACACCCTTACTGATGGGATGGTCTTAGAGCCTAAAAATCCAGTTTTGCCTGAGCATAAGGATCCAAAAAActgtcctttttctctccttcaaaTCAATTCTGGCTCAGAAGACTCACATCTGAGACAG TCCCAGCAGGTCAAGGCTGCCAATGGTGTCAATGCTTGCTTGTCCTCTTCTGATCACTCCAATGCAATGAAAGGCCATGCTTCCACTAAGCTCGGAAACCGCCCCTCCAGCACCTCAGTGTCATCACGgccacacccacacaccttCTACCGACAA CCTTCCTTTACTTTCTCATACTACGGACGGGTAGGATCACAGCGCTATCGACTGCGACAGACAGCACCTTTGAGCCCTCGGCCAATAACCACCTCCCGCAGTCTGAATGATCTGAGTGACCTCCAGCTGTGTGCAGACAGGCGGGAGTTACAGCTGTCAGCCAGCAGTCTGTCATCTGAGGGCTCAAGCAGTGAGGGAGGACCCGAAAGGGGTACAACTGTTCAACTGCTGTGGTTGTCCATGTTGAAG ATGCCGAGGCAGCTTtggagattgtgtgtgtgtcacctccTCACATGGTTCTCCATTATAGCTGAAGCTGTGTTTTATACTGATTTCATGGGGCAAGTCATTTTTCGTGGAGACCCCATG GCACCAGCCAATTCCACAGAGCTACAAAACTATCACAGAGGAGTACAGATGGGCTGCTGGGGACTGGTGGTCTacgctgctactgctgctgtctgctctg CCATCCTTCAGAAGTACCTGGATAATTTTGATCTGAGCATTAAGGTCATCTACATCGTTGGAACTCTGGGATTCTCAATAG GAACTGCAGTCATGGCGATCTTCCCTAATGTTtatgttgccatggtgatgatCAGTAGCATGGGCATCATCTCCATGAGTATCTCTTACTGTCCCTATGCATTACTCGGGCAGTACCATGAAATCAAAGAG TACATTCACCACAGTCCAGCAAACACTCGAAGAGGTTTCGGTATTGACTGCGCCATCTTAACCTGTCAG GTCTATATCAGCCAGATTTTGGTGGCATCAGCTCTGGGAGCTGTGATAGAGGCATTTGGCAGCGTGCGTGTCATTCCTGTAGTGGCCTCTGTAGGCTCCTTCCTTGGCTTCCTTACTGCCTGTTTCCTTGTCATTTATCCTGATGTGGAGCCCAGCAGCTCAGAGCAGGACCAGGGCTTGGTGGATTTGTCTGGAGATTCAGACCAGAATGAAGAAAGGACAAGTGACCAGAGACTGGCTCTGCTGAGCctcacagacagagacagtttGAAGAAGACAGAGAATCACTCTGTTGCCTAA
- the gpr20 gene encoding G-protein coupled receptor 20, with protein sequence MPTATTTVSFHTSSESSSSSSSPLSPKCIIIIIITIIIITIMTNFSTTESWVFINTSFPILPVIASPTNRSGMEAYLQRLAHLDEGLYSDFYGLWITLMVINSLIFLVGMVLNMVALYVFCFRTKQKTTSVIYTINLAVTDLLVNLSLPTRILLYYSGGACLTCSYLHIFSYFVNMYCSILFLTCICVDRYLAIVQVEASRRWRSSSVAKCVCVSVWLFAIVVTYSFLSTAFQHTGCCLSKLLFLTITEFFLPLIIIVVFNLRIMWALADRHLMQQSRDRRMRAVQLLTTVLIIFTVCFTPFHIRQVVVYFYPDMPHHVIVYHLTVTLSSLNSCMDPVVYCFVTNNFQATMRHLFRRAEPEQTSGDIISMQHSSKASGVMANATTNNVIMMTKIPSSLQRDNPGKNHTV encoded by the exons ATGCCAACAGCAACAACCACAGTGAG TTTCCACACCAGCTCCgaatcatcttcatcatcatcctctccaTTATCACCTAagtgcatcatcatcatcatcatcactatcatcatcatcaccattatGACAAACTTCAGCACTACTGAGTCCTGGGTTTTTATCAATACTTCATTCCCCATCCTGCCTGTAATAGCCAGTCCCACTAACAGGAGTGGCATGGAAGCCTATCTTCAAAGACTGGCTCATTTAGACGAGGGGCTCTACAGTGACTTCTACGGCCTCTGGATCACGCTGATGGTCATAAACTCTCTCATATTTCTG GTGGGCATGGTGCTCAACATGGTTGCgctttatgttttctgtttccgCACTAAGCAGAAGACCACCTCAGTGATCTACACCATAAACCTGGCGGTGACAGACCTCTTGGTGAATCTCTCTCTGCCGACTCGCATCCTTCTCTACTACAGTGGAGGGGCTTGTCTCACCTGCTCCTACCTGCACATCTTCAGCTACTTTGTCAACATGTACTGTAGCATCTTGTTTCTGACCTGCATATGTGTCGACCGTTACCTTGCCATCGTGCAG GTTGAAGCTTCCCGTCGGTGGAGGAGTTCCAGTGTggccaaatgtgtgtgtgtctctgtctggcTGTTTGCCATCGTGGTCACCTactccttcctctccactgcTTTCCAGCATACAGGCTGCTGCCTCTCAAAGCTCCTCTTTCTTACCATCACCGAGTTCTTTCTACCCCTCATCATCATTGTTGTCTTCAACTTGCGGATTATGTGGGCCCTTGCCGACCGCCATCTGATGCAGCAGAGCAG GGATAGGAGAATGAGGGCTGTCCAGCTGCTGACCACAGTGCTCATCATCTTCACTGTGTGCTTCACACCCTTCCACATTAGACAG GTGGTGGTGTACTTCTACCCTGACATGCCTCATCATGTGATTGTCTACCACTTAACCGTCACTCTCAGCAGTTTGAATAGCTGCATGGATCCTGTCGTCTACTGCTTTGTAACAAATAATTTCCAG GCCACTATGAGACATCTTTTCCGTCGTGCAGAGCCCGAGCAGACCAGCGGTGACATAATCAGCATGCAGCACAGCTCGAAGGCCTCAGGAGTGATGGCCAACGCCACCACTAATAATGTGATCATGATGACCAAGATTCCCTCTTCATTACAGAGAGACAATCCGGGGAAGAACCATACAGTTTAA